The genome window TTTTTTGAATATCTTACAAAGCTTAGGATTGACATTATTTTTTGTTGGCCTCATTGGATATGAACGACAACGCAAGCATAAAATCGCTGGAATGACCACGCATTTAATGGTCGCATTTGGTGCGACGGCCTTATCGATTATCCAAGAATATATGGTCGCTGATAGCTTACAATATATTCGTGAAAACCCAGAGTTTGCTCAAAATATTGTGATTCAGCGTCAACGTTTAATTGCACAAGTTGTGGCTGGGGTTGGATTTTTAGGAACAGGGGCCATTATCAAAACAAACGGCTATATCACAGGGTTAACCACCGCTTCAACGCTTTGGATTAGTGCCATTATCGGTATGACATTTGGCCTTGGATATAATTTATTAGGGATAACGACATCACTCTTTGCATTGATGACGCTATATATTATCAAACGTGTTACACGGGAAAAATTAGACATAAACTAACATAATAAAGGGGGATATTATGACAGACAAAACATTAAAAAAATATCATAAGCAACGTGCCTATGATATCTCACACAGAGAGTTTGATAAAGGACAAGTCGTGTTATTAGGTGATTGTATTATTGAGCATTTACCCATGAAAAAATATTTAAATGGGAAACCATTTTACAATAATGGGATTGAAGGAGACACGACAGAATTACTCGAAGAGACACTGTATAAAAGAGCAATTAAGTATAAACCAAGCAAATGCTTCATCTCTATTGGATCAAATGACATTGGCAATAATGTCGGGACTGTGAAAATGATTTATGAGAATATAGTTCGGATTGTAAAAACCTTAAAAAGACGCAGTAACAAAACAAAGATTTATATAGTAAGTGTCATCCCTGTCAATAATTCTAGTACATCAAAATGTGTCTCTGAAAAAGCACAAGATAGAGATAATTTTGACATTAAGATGTTAAACTATTATTTACGGAATTATGCACGCAAACACAAAATCGGCTATGTTGATATTGCGAACCATTTAAAAAATGATTATGAACAGCTTAATTTAGAATACACGATTGATGGCTTCCATCTCAATGAGTTTGGCTATGACATCTATAAAAAATGTATTGAACAATACGTTTAATAAGAACGAGGTAGAACCTATGGTTTTGCCTTTTTTTACGCAAAAAATTATATCATATTATTTGGATAATTAGTGAGAAAACTATATAATGAATAGTGGATTTAAGGAGGTATAACAAATGGCAAAACTTGAAATAAAAAATCTACATGCAGAAGTAGAAGGTAACAAAATTTTAAGAGGTGTAAACCTAACGATTAATGGTGGCGAAACCCACGCTATCATGGGGCCAAACGGTACTGGGAAGTCAACCTTGGCAAGCGTCGTTATGGGACACCCAAAATATACAGTAACAGAAGGTGAAATTCTGCTTGACGGTGACAATGTCTTAGATATGGCAGTTGATGAACGGTCCAGAGCAGGATTATTTTTAGGTATGCAGGCACCTGCAGAAGTACCTGGTGTCACCAATAGTGATTTCATTAAAACAGCGATGAACGCACGATTAGAAGAAGAAAAAAAGGTGAAACTTTTCTCATTTATTAAGCAATATGACAAGGCTGTTCAAGATTTAAAAATGAACGAAGATTTACCACATCGTTACTTAAACGAAGGATTTAGTGGAGGCGAGAAAAAACGGAATGAAATATTACAAATGAAAATGCTCAAACCTAAATTCGCTATTCTAGATGAAATTGATTCTGGATTAGATGTGGACGCCTTAAAAATTGTTGGTGAAAATGTCACAGCGATGAAATCAGATGACCTTGGTCTTTTACTTATTACACACTATCAACGACTACTAGATTACATCAGCGCAGACCGCGTGCATGTTGTGATGAAAGGTAAACTTGTGAAAAGTGGCGGTATGGATATTATTGAACGCATCGACCAAGAAGGGTATGATTGGATTAAACAAGAAGTGGGTATCGAAGATGAACGTGTCATGCCTAAAGAAGATGAAGAACGTACAGTCTTAGGGACATGTGCAACGAAAGAAGCATTAGATCTCTAATGATTCATTATACGAAAAATCCCTTAATTGATGAAACCATACCCGAGAATATCCAACCATTAATTGATGAGGATATTAAACAGTTTATTATTATCAAAGATGGTCATATCATCGGAAAGAGTGTCGAACAAATTGCCGGTGTGTATGTCGAAAGCTTTGATGAAGCTTTATCACAAAAAAAGACATTATTAGAACAACTTGAAGAGGCACATCATAATCCAACAGATGCTTATCAATATGTTAAAGATAATGCAACGAGTGGGGTTGTTGTTCATGTAACGAAAAACACTGTAGTCAAAGACCCATTACACGTGTTTATTGTTCAAGAAGAACATGATCTTGTACATAATTCAATCGTTATTTGTGATGATAATAGTCAGCTCGATTATATTGAGTATTTTACGAATAATGTGCCAGGAAGCAACAACATTATAACGCAATCATTTGTCGGCGAAAATGCAAAACTTAATTATACAACAGTTAATCAGTTTGATCAAAAAAGTGTTTTAAATATTATTCGTAATGGACGTGTTAAACGCTATGGTGAATTGGTATTTAACAACGCCGAAGTTAGTGATGCATTAAGTGAGATAACGACCAATGTTCAATTGGTGGAACCATATGCCAAGAGTTATGTAAAAACAGTAGCCATTACTAACCAACACCAAGAAGCACGCTTTGAACAACTCGTTGAACATCTAGCACCACACACAGAAGGCTATATTGAAAACTATGGTGTTAGTAGTGATACCTCAGCACTTGTATTTGAAGGTATCGGTAAAATTCATAAACAGATGAAACAAAGCGTTGCAAGACAACAAAATAGAGGGATTGTACTAAGTCGTAAAGCACGTCTTGATGCTAATCCATTATTATTAATTGATGAGTATGACGTTGTGGCATCTCATGGTGCTGCAATCGGTAAAATAGATGAAGAACAACTGTATTACTTAATGAGTCGTGGACTCAGTAAACGTAACGCAGAACGCTTAATTATCAACGGTTTCTTAAGTCCTATACTAGATGCCTTAGATAGTGATGCGTTAAAATCTGTCTTCGTATCGAGCGTAGAAAGAAAAACACAAGATTTATAGGAGGCACATATGGATCCTTTAACAATCAGAAATGATTTCCCTGTATTAACCGCAGACGATAGTTTTGTCTACTTAGATAGTGCCGCAAGCAGTCTAACCCCAAGTTCAGTTATTGATACCTTAAATAACTATTATCAACAATATGGTGTCAATGTCCATCGTGGTGTCTATCATTTAAGCTATGTTGCGACAGAAAAATACAATGAAGCACGTCAAAAAATTGCCGATTTCATCCACAGTGATGTGAATGAAATTGTCTTTACAAGAGGTGCATCGTCTGCCTTAAATTTAGTTGCCTTAAGTTATGGCTATCATGCCTTATCTGAGGGGGATGAAATCATCGTGTCAGAATTAGAACATCATAGTTCTGTCTTACCTTGGCAACAGGTGGCTAAAAATATTGGGGCTAAATTGGTCTATGTCCCCCTCACAGAGGATGGCCGGATCACCGTTGAAGGATTTAAAAGCGTGTTATCTGATAAAACAAAAGTAGTTGCTTTAACATATGTCTCAAATGTTATGGGATATATAACTCCTTTAAAAGAGATAACGAAACTAGCCCATGAAAAAGGCGCAATCGTGAGTGTTGATGCTGCGCAAGCGGCGCCGCACATCTTGATTGATGTGACCGCACTTGATTGTGACTTTCTATCATTTAGTGGTCACAAGATGCTAGGTCCGACAGGGATTGGTGTTTTGTTTGGAAAATACCAATTACTAGAACATATGACACCACTCGAATATGGTGGCGATATGATTGATTATGTTGAAAAACATGATGCAACGTATAAAAATCCACCGTATAAATTCGAGACAGGAACGCCGCCAATCGCAGAAGCTATTGGCCTTGGAAAGGCGATTGATTATTTACGTAATATTGGCTTTGACGAGATTCATGACCATGAGCGACGTTTAGCTCAATATACAATTGACAAAATGCAAGCTATTGAGGGAGTTACAGTCTACAATCCAACAACGGATACAGGTGTTGTTACCTTTAACATCGATGGGGTTCATCCTCATGATGCCGTTACATTCTTTGATGGTGATAACATTGCTATGCGCGCCGGACATCATTGTGCGCAGTTAGTTATACAATGGTTAGACGTTGTGGCAACGTTACGCATAAGTTTTTACATATACAATACCCAAGCTGATAGTGATAAATTTATTGCTTCCTTAACAGAAGCCGTTAAATTTTTCAAGTCAGTTGGATTTTAGGAGGGTACCGATGAAAAACATGCAATCATTATATCGACAAGTTATTATGGACCATTATAAAAACCCTCGTCATAAAGGGTTATTAGATGATCCACGTTATCATACAATACATATTAAAAATCCATCATGCGGTGATGACATTACCGTACAAAGCCATATTGAAGATGGCATAGTCAAAGATGTTCGTCATGATGGTAGTGGCTGCAGCATTTGCTGTTCAAGTGCCAGTGTTATGAGTGAAACATTAATTGGAAAATCTGTTGATGACGCACTCAATATTTCATCAAATTATACAAAAATGTTATCCAATCAATCGTATGATGAATCAGTTGACTTAGAAGAGGCTGTTGTTTATGAAGGAGTCAAACAATTTCCTGCCCGGGTCAAATGTGCGTCAATTGCTTGGAAAGCATTCAACGGAACAACTAAAGAAAGTGAGTGATCCTACATGAATGATCATACCAAAAAAGAAATTGAAAGTATTGTAGGGGATTATAAATATGGATTTAAAACAGAGACAAAAAGTGTTTTAGATACGGGTAAAGGATTAACAGAAGAAATTGTTCGAGAAATCTCTCGTATTAAAGAAGAACCTGAATGGATGACTGAGTTTCGTGTTAAAAGTTTCCATAAATTCTTAGAGTTAAAAAACCCGACATGGGGACCAGACTTAAGTGGCATTAACTTTGAAGATATTACCTATTACATTAAACCAAGTGAACGTAGCGAAGCCAGTTGGGATGATGTGCCTGAAGAAATCAAAGATACCTTTGATAAGCTCGGTATTCCAGAAGCCGAACAAAAATACTTAGCGGGGGTATCAACCCAGTTTGAAAGTGAAGTTGTTTACCACTCAACATTACAAGAATTAGAAGACCAAGGGGTTATCTTCACCGATACCGATACGGCATTAAGAGAGTATCCTGAATTACTTAAAGAATACTTTGGACAAGTTGTGCCCTACGATGATAATAAATATGCGGCGTTAAACTCTGCGGTA of Candidatus Izemoplasma sp. contains these proteins:
- the sufC gene encoding Fe-S cluster assembly ATPase SufC is translated as MAKLEIKNLHAEVEGNKILRGVNLTINGGETHAIMGPNGTGKSTLASVVMGHPKYTVTEGEILLDGDNVLDMAVDERSRAGLFLGMQAPAEVPGVTNSDFIKTAMNARLEEEKKVKLFSFIKQYDKAVQDLKMNEDLPHRYLNEGFSGGEKKRNEILQMKMLKPKFAILDEIDSGLDVDALKIVGENVTAMKSDDLGLLLITHYQRLLDYISADRVHVVMKGKLVKSGGMDIIERIDQEGYDWIKQEVGIEDERVMPKEDEERTVLGTCATKEALDL
- a CDS encoding SUF system NifU family Fe-S cluster assembly protein; the encoded protein is MKNMQSLYRQVIMDHYKNPRHKGLLDDPRYHTIHIKNPSCGDDITVQSHIEDGIVKDVRHDGSGCSICCSSASVMSETLIGKSVDDALNISSNYTKMLSNQSYDESVDLEEAVVYEGVKQFPARVKCASIAWKAFNGTTKESE
- a CDS encoding cysteine desulfurase, which produces MDPLTIRNDFPVLTADDSFVYLDSAASSLTPSSVIDTLNNYYQQYGVNVHRGVYHLSYVATEKYNEARQKIADFIHSDVNEIVFTRGASSALNLVALSYGYHALSEGDEIIVSELEHHSSVLPWQQVAKNIGAKLVYVPLTEDGRITVEGFKSVLSDKTKVVALTYVSNVMGYITPLKEITKLAHEKGAIVSVDAAQAAPHILIDVTALDCDFLSFSGHKMLGPTGIGVLFGKYQLLEHMTPLEYGGDMIDYVEKHDATYKNPPYKFETGTPPIAEAIGLGKAIDYLRNIGFDEIHDHERRLAQYTIDKMQAIEGVTVYNPTTDTGVVTFNIDGVHPHDAVTFFDGDNIAMRAGHHCAQLVIQWLDVVATLRISFYIYNTQADSDKFIASLTEAVKFFKSVGF
- a CDS encoding SufD family Fe-S cluster assembly protein, with product MIHYTKNPLIDETIPENIQPLIDEDIKQFIIIKDGHIIGKSVEQIAGVYVESFDEALSQKKTLLEQLEEAHHNPTDAYQYVKDNATSGVVVHVTKNTVVKDPLHVFIVQEEHDLVHNSIVICDDNSQLDYIEYFTNNVPGSNNIITQSFVGENAKLNYTTVNQFDQKSVLNIIRNGRVKRYGELVFNNAEVSDALSEITTNVQLVEPYAKSYVKTVAITNQHQEARFEQLVEHLAPHTEGYIENYGVSSDTSALVFEGIGKIHKQMKQSVARQQNRGIVLSRKARLDANPLLLIDEYDVVASHGAAIGKIDEEQLYYLMSRGLSKRNAERLIINGFLSPILDALDSDALKSVFVSSVERKTQDL
- a CDS encoding GDSL-type esterase/lipase family protein, which encodes MTDKTLKKYHKQRAYDISHREFDKGQVVLLGDCIIEHLPMKKYLNGKPFYNNGIEGDTTELLEETLYKRAIKYKPSKCFISIGSNDIGNNVGTVKMIYENIVRIVKTLKRRSNKTKIYIVSVIPVNNSSTSKCVSEKAQDRDNFDIKMLNYYLRNYARKHKIGYVDIANHLKNDYEQLNLEYTIDGFHLNEFGYDIYKKCIEQYV
- a CDS encoding MgtC/SapB family protein, which translates into the protein MDIDIDFLNILQSLGLTLFFVGLIGYERQRKHKIAGMTTHLMVAFGATALSIIQEYMVADSLQYIRENPEFAQNIVIQRQRLIAQVVAGVGFLGTGAIIKTNGYITGLTTASTLWISAIIGMTFGLGYNLLGITTSLFALMTLYIIKRVTREKLDIN